A region from the Brevinematia bacterium genome encodes:
- a CDS encoding glycosyl hydrolase 53 family protein, whose protein sequence is MRFMGFLVLTLLVIGCSDVPKKNSRTEVERFFKGADVSWLPQMEQSGFVFYDFDGREKDLLDILRENGMNIIRLRTWVNPSDDPINGHCSADETVDMAVRVKQKGFSLIINFHYSDSWADPSKQYKPKRWEGLTFEELKNAVYDYTKEVMTKLASRGVYPEFVQIGNEINSGILWPDGSYTNFSKLAELLASGARAVRDVNSNTLIVMHLANGHDAGLFRWFFSNLNRYFTNYDVIGMSYYPYWAGNWRYSLPMLVSNMEEMVRSYGKYVMVVETGHFYYEEEESYDMLVSLIEGVRNISGGKGLGVLYWEPQGAEIWSRYSMSCWRNDGRPTKALKAFRR, encoded by the coding sequence ATGAGGTTTATGGGATTTCTAGTGTTGACGCTTTTAGTTATTGGGTGTAGTGATGTTCCTAAGAAGAATTCACGAACTGAGGTGGAAAGGTTTTTTAAAGGTGCTGATGTTTCTTGGCTTCCTCAGATGGAGCAGAGTGGATTTGTGTTTTACGACTTTGACGGTAGAGAGAAAGACTTACTTGACATACTTAGGGAAAACGGTATGAACATAATAAGGTTACGGACCTGGGTGAACCCTTCGGATGACCCTATTAATGGTCATTGTAGTGCTGATGAAACTGTTGATATGGCAGTTAGAGTCAAGCAAAAGGGATTCTCGCTGATTATAAATTTCCACTACAGTGACAGTTGGGCTGATCCTTCAAAACAGTATAAACCCAAGAGATGGGAAGGACTTACATTTGAGGAACTTAAGAATGCGGTATACGACTACACAAAGGAAGTTATGACAAAACTTGCAAGTAGAGGTGTTTATCCTGAGTTTGTGCAGATTGGTAATGAAATAAACTCAGGTATACTGTGGCCTGATGGAAGCTATACTAACTTTTCAAAGTTAGCGGAACTTTTAGCATCAGGAGCAAGAGCAGTCAGAGATGTGAACTCTAATACTTTGATAGTCATGCACTTAGCTAATGGTCATGATGCAGGTCTTTTTAGATGGTTTTTCAGCAACCTAAATAGATACTTTACAAACTATGATGTAATAGGTATGTCATATTACCCGTATTGGGCTGGTAACTGGAGGTATAGTTTGCCTATGCTTGTTTCAAATATGGAAGAGATGGTAAGATCATACGGGAAATATGTTATGGTTGTTGAAACAGGACATTTCTACTATGAAGAGGAAGAGAGTTATGACATGCTAGTTTCCCTAATAGAAGGAGTGAGGAATATTTCTGGGGGTAAGGGGTTAGGAGTTTTATACTGGGAGCCTCAAGGAGCGGAAATTTGGAGTAGATATTCTATGAGTTGTTGGAGAAACGATGGAAGACCCACTAAAGCTCTCAAAGCCTTCAGGCGATGA
- the coaD gene encoding pantetheine-phosphate adenylyltransferase, with amino-acid sequence MKIVVYPGTFDPITNGHIDIAIRASNLFDKVIVAIPKKSFHKTTLFSVEERLDMAKEVFKDNSKVEVMEFEGLLVDFVRRVGAVAIVRGLRAVSDFEYELQVALMNMEISGVETVFFMTSEENMFVSSSIIKEIALLGGNVKSKVPGIVWEKLQEKFSKTPR; translated from the coding sequence ATGAAAATAGTTGTCTATCCGGGGACATTTGATCCGATAACTAACGGGCATATTGATATTGCAATCAGAGCTTCAAATCTTTTTGATAAAGTTATAGTTGCTATACCGAAAAAGTCTTTTCACAAAACTACGCTGTTTTCGGTTGAAGAAAGGTTAGATATGGCGAAAGAAGTATTTAAGGATAATTCTAAAGTGGAGGTAATGGAATTTGAGGGGCTGTTGGTTGATTTCGTGAGAAGAGTTGGTGCTGTTGCCATAGTTAGAGGGCTAAGAGCGGTATCTGACTTTGAGTATGAATTGCAGGTTGCACTTATGAATATGGAAATAAGTGGGGTTGAAACGGTTTTTTTCATGACGAGTGAAGAGAACATGTTTGTAAGCTCGTCAATCATAAAGGAGATTGCACTGCTTGGGGGAAATGTCAAAAGCAAAGTTCCTGGTATTGTTTGGGAAAAGCTTCAGGAAAAGTTTTCTAAAACTCCCAGATAG